AAACTACTTGCTCGGCTTGGGCTTGGTCTTGAAACGCGTATGCGTGCAAAAGTAGGTTTGTTATCAGGCGGTCAGCGTCAAGCTCTTACTCTGCTTATGGCAACGCTCACCGATCCACGGGTGTTGCTGCTTGATGAGCATACAGCTGCCCTAGACCCTAAAACTGCAGCCAAAGTGCTTGATTTGACGCAGCAGATTGTGGGAGAGCGCAAACTTACTACCCTTATGGTGACGCACAATATGGCTGATGCAATTCGTCTGGGCAATCGCCTCATTATGATGCACGAGGGTCATATTATTTATGACGTATCGGGTGAGGAAAAAGCGGCGCTAACGGTGAGTGATTTGCTTCAGAAATTTGAAGAAGCGGCCGGGGATGAGTTTGCCAACGATCGTATGTTGCTTGGCTAACATATGAAAAGGCGAGTGTTTCGCCCGAGTTTTCATCGTGCTACACGACGTGTGTTTTTACGCGCACGCCTAACAGGCGCTGCGGCATTGCTGGCGCTTGTTGTTTCGGCAGCGGGTCAGTTTGTGCTTCCATTTCTTCATGAAGCACCAATGCCCGCCGCCATATTGAGGCAAACCACAGAGCCGATATATAAGCTGTTATCTCAGCTTAATCCTGAGGAGCTTCCCGCCTACGATGGCACTCCCTCAGTGGCGCTACATAACAATAAACCAAGCTTTGATATATCAGATTTTAAAGACCTTGATGCCTATGAGTTGTATGCGCCACTTGATGAGCTTGGTCGGGTGGGTGTTGCTTGTGCGGTGGTTAGTCCGGCTGCGTTGCCAACAAAACCACGCGGGAGCATTGCTCATATTCGACCCACAGGTTGGCATACCGTGCGCTATGACGACCTGATTGAAGACCATTATTTGTATAATCGCTGTCATTTGCTGGGGTATCAGCTGACTGGCGAAAACGATAACGCGCAAAATCTTATGACGGGTACACGGTATCTCAATACCGAAGGTATGTTGCCCTATGAACAGCAGGTTGCTCGCTATGTACATGAGACGGGTGGTCGGGTTGCTCTGCGTGTTACGCCTGTCTTTGTTGGTGATGAGCTGGTAGCGCGTGGCGTTGAAATGGAGGCATTGTCTTTAGATGATGGGGGAGCTCAGGTTCAATTTCATGTCTATTGTTACAATGTGCAGCCAGGCATTGAGATAGATTATGCAAACGGTGACAGTAAGCGCACGCATTCTGAGTAAGCTTATGCTTGCGCGTTAACAAGGATTTATGCAAGCAATAAAGATATACATTGTTTGCTGTAGTTATCTATGAGAAAAGAGGAGTTCATGGAGTTGCGTTTTGAGCGGGCGTGCACAGCAGCAGCTGATGAGCTCGCTGCACGTTGCTCTCTATCACTGTTTGCACTTGATGAGCTGTGTACACCGTGCGATGGCACGCTTGATGGCACGCTTGATGGCACGCTTGATGGCACGCCTTACCACATGAATCCTTGCAATCTTTCTGCTGCGCCTGATGGTACGTCCCATAACATGCGTCCTGAGCCGTATCTCAGATTAGATGCACAGGGCTTAACACTCTGTGCGCGCGGCATGGAGCTTCGGCAAGATTTTGCATGTTTGCTGCCACGCATTGCACCGCATAAGCTTGCGCACGAGATGCTCATAAAGGCGGCTCGTATAAAGGGCACACAAAGCTGGCAAGTTTTTGATGCTACAGCTGGTCTTGGTGAGGACGCCTTTTTGCTTGCAGCGGCAGGAGCCGAGGTATGGCTTTGTGAGCGCGATGTCATTATTGCGGAGCTCCTGATGGATGCCTTACAGCGCGCACAGCAAGATGAGCGTCTTGCATCAATTTGTGCGCGTATGCATCTCATACAAGGTGATAGTGTGGAACAGATGAGTCAAGCTGAAGGTGCAGCTCGGCATGTATCGGTTATCTATCTCGACCCTATGTTTCCTACGCGCACCAAATCTGCAGCAGTAAAGAAAAAATTTCAACTGCTTCATGAGCTTGAACCGCCGGCTCTTGATGAAGAACGCTTACTTGAGGCTGCTCTTGCGGCGCAACCAAGCAAGATTGTTATTAAGCGTCCTCTCAAGGCAGAATATTTGGGTGGTAGGCGCGCGAGTTATAGCATCCGTGGTAAGGCTGTGCGTTTTGATGTATTGGCGCTCTAAAAGCTCAGGTACAATAGCTGCGGTTTACTTCAGAAAGGATTGACATGATTCGTGAATTGATACGCGATGAGGCGCTGTTAAGCATGCCCTGTGAGCCTGCAACAGCAGAAGATGCCGAGTTGGCGGCTGATTTGATTGAGACGCTTGCTTCGCTTGAAGATGCTGGCTGTTTGGCAGCAAATCAGCTAGGTGTGCCGCACGCACTTTTTGCATATGAAGATGAAAAGGGAGCGTACCGGGTCATGCTTAATCCCAAATTAGTTTTTGGTTTAGGTCCTAATCGTGTGGTCGAGGCATGCTTAACGCGCGAAGGCGAAAGCACTGCTGTTCGCCATATTAAAATCAAGGTAGATTTTGATGCGCTTGTTGATGGCGAGCTTGTGCATCGCCGTCGTGAATTTGCTGGTTTTACTGCTCAGATGATTCAACACATGATTGATCACTGTAACGGTAAATATATTTAGAATGAGGATAGGGGGGTTGCAACCAGTCAATCTATCTTAATCCGCAAGCTTTTCGATAAGCAACAAGAGTGTCACAAGACCGTAAGAATACTCGTACTGCTTTTGTTCTCCACGCATGATTTCTAAAATAGTCTCTTTGGGAGCATCTGTTATTTTTTGTAAGGTTTCTATTGAAATTACAGCATCTTCGATGACTTTACAGAGCTTGGTTGATATGGATTCATCTATATCAACCAAGCTGTTTTCGATATCCTTTTGAGCTTGAATTTGTAAAATAACACCAATAAGAGGAAGAACATCTTCTGGGCATATTTGCTTAAAGTTAATGTTATAGTGCTCATTTTTACCGGATAACTCCCAGTCAAAATGATTAACCCATTTATATCCAGAATAGAGTTCTTCCATGTGACACCCTTTCGTTTAATTAGATTGAGAATCCTATTGAGACACTAGGTAGTGTCCAGCTGATTCCACCAGAGCCCACAGAAGTCCCAAATTGGGAAACTTCAATACGTATGCCTCGAGACAGCCCCTCATTTTTATCGCAGCGAGCGGCTTGGGTTTGCAAGGCTGTTGAGAATACCTGAGATAAAACTGACAACAATCGCCGCTATAAAGGCTGAGCCAAAACTTGAGATAATGATGCCTGCACCAATAACATGAACCGAAATCCAGCTGGCAAGTTCAAACATAAAGGTGTTAACAACAAGTTGGAAAATGCCGAGCGTTACAATAGTTGCTGGTATAGAGATAAGTGTTACAACAGGTTTAATCAGTGCATTGACAAAGCCAAGGCTTAGGCTGGCCATCAAAAACGCGAGCCACGGCTCAGCTCCATAAGGTGCAATACCAGGAATAAGATTGCTTGCAATTGCAACGGCAATGGCAGTGAGAAGGGTTTTGAGAAGAAATTTCATGACAAGCTCAAATTCAATCGATGGTGTAGTAACAATAAGTCAACGATTCTAGTATACCCATCAGGTTTTGCGAGATACACGTAGGAAGATGAGGCTGCTGAATTTGCAATACGACATTCAAAAGACGGCAAAAAGCTCAAACTCTGCTGGCATGGCGTGCTCTGGGCAGCAACCAGAGGAGCCATGCACCATGAGCTACCTGCGCCAACCTCCTCGCGCTACTCACATAAAGATGGACGCAGCTGCTGAGCGTATGTTTTTATATGTAATACACGATTGCGAGCATCAGGGCGCTCAATTGCGTATGCATTGCTTTAATACGCTGATACAGGTGTATGTGTATCCAGGTGGAGAAAACAACGATAGGGAGAACAACGATAGGGAGAACACCGATACATCTGTCCCGCCTACGGCATTTCACGCTGTGCTCCACGAAATAGCCGCGTATTTGGCGCAGCAAGAACTGCTTCTCTCGCGCACACGAATCGATTCTGATGTCGCACGTGCGCATATCCATGCGCCGGCATGGATTGATGTCCATATGCAAACCGCGCAGCTTATCGAGCAAGCCCGGCAGTATGTGAATGAAAGTGAAGGGCGCTTCGACCTCACCATGGGGACTATGACTCAGCTGTGGGACTTTCATACTGGTCATGTTCCCCCAAAATACAAGCTCGCACAAGCACGCGAACATGTGGGTATGGACAAGGTTTGTGTGCAGCTGCTCAGTCATAATCACGCTCAGCTTTGTATTACCGACCCAGATACCGTGCTTGATTTAGGTGGTATTGCAAAAGGAGCTTGTGCGGCGTATCTCCATCGGCTGCTGCCGTCTCGCGGCATACATCGTTATGTGCTCAACCTTGGGGGAAATGTTGTTGTGCGCGGAGGGCGTCCTTGTGAGCGCGAAACCAATCAGTCTACACAGCCCCATACAGGAGAAAGCCTTATAGAACCTTGGCGTATAGGAATTGTTGACCCGCGTAACCCAGACAAACATCGAGCAGTGTTGTCCATGACAAAAGGTTCTGTTGCAACGAGTGGAATCCATGAGCGATCATTTATGCGTGGCGGTGTGTTCTATCATCATATTCTTAATCCGCAAACAGGTATGCCAGCAGATACAGACCTTGCAAGTGCAAGTATTGTGGCCGACTATCCCCTTGATGGTGATGGATATTCAACCACGGTACTTATGTTGGGCGCTTGCGCAGGGCTTGCTTTTTGTGAGGCTCGCTCTGGCATTGAGGCAGTGCTTATTACTAAGCGCAACGAAGTGCTCTATACCTCGGGACTAGCGGGAAAAATACAAATATTACCATCTGTTTACTCAGGCTAGTATCTACTTTGAGCACCCCAGTGTGCTACACTGGGCAAACCGGATTGGTTTGTGGCCGCATGAGGATAAGAGCGGACTATCACATACTATATGCGTTGGAAGGTGACTCTCGTGGATTTTGAAACGATGTTCATGCGTGAAGATGTTGATCAGCTGGTGGAGTCATTTTTATTACTCAAATCTAAAGAAGAAGTACGTGCGTTTTTAGTTGACCTTTGTACCCCGCGTGAAATTACTGACTTAGCTCAGCGGCTCGAAGTTGCGCGCGTGCTTGATGATGGCAAGCCCTATGTAGAGGCTCAGGCACACACTGGAGCCTCATCAACAACGGTTAGTCGCGTATCAAAGGCTCTTAATGGCACCTGGGGCGGTTATCGAAACGTGTTGATTCGTTTGAACGACCAGCTGCACGAGCAGGGATAAACAGGCATTAAAACACCTTGATTGCGTTGAAACATGCTTTTGCTTAGGGCGTCAAAATCCTAAAACTGAATTTGCTATAGGACAAATTGGGTGGCGCGGGCTGCATCGCTTGCAGAATTGTTCTTGCACGCTCAATTGCTAAGCGTATGTTTGTGTTGAACTGCCTCGTGTTGCAATCACGTTGTGTCCAGGCAAACGTGTACCATATAAAAATGCAAACGTTTTAAGGGGGATTGGTGGCCTTCTTGCTTCATTGTTTTGATAGTCCGGTACCGCTATGCGCCGAACTTGTGAGTCATTTACAGACATTGCTTGATGTTCACGGTCGTGTATCAATGCTGGTAAGCAATAATGCGGAGCGCGACACCATGCGAGTGGCCTTAGCGCGTGCGGGTCTTGGCCTGGGCATCGATGTGCTAAGCCCTGATGCGTGGGTGGAGACATGGTGGAATCTCTGGGGCGACGGGCGAAGTTTGGTTAGTCCTATCGCACGGCAGCTTGTGATGACGCAGGTGCTCATGGATGCTCATGCAGATGACGTGCATCCGCTTACGCAAACTGCTGGTACTGGGCATTTACTAGCACGTATTGCTGCAGATACGGCGGGTTTGTCAGACATACCTCAACAGGCGTCACTCACACTTGCCGAGCAAAAAGTTTTTGAGCTTGTGCAGATATATGAGGGTGCTCTCAATCAGCGAAACTTGATTGAGGGCGCTGCTGCGGCGCACAAGCTCAGTAGTGTAATGAACTCGATGTCTGGTGAGTGCCCGCGCGAGGCAGTGGTGGTATATCGTGTTTCGAGCATGCCAGCAGCAGTTCTTAAGCTTTTGGCATATGCTGCAGAGTGTATGCCTGTGAGCTGGTGGCTTGATGTTGACCTTGCTGCTGACGCGCCGCGTTTGATACAGGCGTTAGAAGGCTTGTCAGCAGGTAAGTTTTCATTTGACGCATCAACACTTGTACCATCACCAGCGTCATGTTCGTTACTTAATCAAGCTAGTCAGCAGCGCCTAAGCTTTGTAGAAATTTTAGGCCCTCATGCAGAAACTCGGGTAGTAGTTGAGCAGATAGAAGCAGCATGTGCTGCAGGTGCAAAACGCATAGCACTGGTAACTCCTCGTTCACAGGTGGCCTTTGAGCGCTTAGCTGAGGCGCTTGCGCGTCGAAATATCATGCTTGAGGGAAGTTATTTCCAAACATTTGAGCGTTCATGGAGCGGGCATCACCTGTTTCAGCTAACTGATTGCATAGAGCGAATGCGAGCAGCAGGAGACAATCTGTTACAAGCATATCAGTGGTGGCCTGCTCACGAACTTACCGATTGGCTTTCTTGTCCTTTGTCAGGTGCTAGTAGTTGGCATGCTTGGCAGTTTGATAAGCGTATGCGGCAGTCGCGCCATGTAAGCCCTGATGATGTTATGCGTATGCTTCAAAGTATTCAGGGTCGCGCTGAAAAAGATGCGCAGAATCGAGCAGATGTGGCAGGAGACACACATCCCATTGCGGTTGTGTGTGCCGATGTAGTGCGTCATCTTGAAGATAATAAACTACTTGCAGCACTCAAGAGCATGTTAACATCGGCTCAAACATGCACGTCAGCGGCCTGTGGCAGCGTTGATGGTCAGTTGCGTTTAAGCTCTGAAATCAAATTGCTCAAGAGAGCTTGCGAGCTTATTGGTCATGAGGCTCGCGAGCTAGGCATAAGCCAGCAGGTAGCATATATGGCGCTCGAAGGACTTACCAGTATGCTCGCGGCTCATTCCGAGGTTAAAAACCCCATCGCGCATGTAAGCATATTGACACCTAGCATTGCAGCCGCTCAAGAGCCAGAGAGTTTTGATGCTCTGATTTGCTGTGATATGGATATACAGGCGTATTCGCTGGCGCGCGCTGAAGGTCCTGAGCATAGCTATGCACTGCATCTTGGTCTTGCTAGTTTGCAGCTTGAGCCTATTGCTCGCATGCGAAGCCAGTTTGCGCGCATACTGCGCATTGCACGTTCAACACCTATACTCTGCCGAGTGAGCCATACGGGGCAGGCAAAAACCCAATATCCAGCTGCGGTCTGGACTGAGCTTGAGACTGTCTGTCGGCGCACAGCCGAGGCTGCGGGATTTGAGTTTTTGTATAAGCGCATAGGCGAGAATGCTATTGCGCAGGATATGTATGAAAACTGCTTGCCACAACAGAGGCAGGTAAGCTGCCAGGATCCACAAGTTTTATCGAGCGCAGCAGTGCCGTATCTGGTTCTCACATGCCCAGACCCCGATTACCCCTCAGATATGCCCGCCCCGCTTATTCCGCGTCAGCTCTCTGCGTCTCAAATTGAAAACTACCTGCGTTGTCCTTTGTGCTGGTTTGTTTCGGACCGCATTCGTCCCAGCTCGCTTGATGCGGGTTTTGGCAATATGGAGCTTGGAAATTTAGTACATGATGTGTTGTATCGCTTCCATAAAGAGCTGCTGGAACAAGGTATTGAGCGCGTGACAACTCAGACGCTTGAGCAGGCACAAAATATATTGAAAAAGACGTTTGAGTGTGTCGTGTTAGAGCATAGAGTTGGCAAGACTTCAAGCTCAGCGGCGCTTATTCCGCATTCTGAGCGAGATGCTGTACAGATTGACGAGACTTATGAGGCACTTAAGCAGGTGCTTTATGCAGAGGCTAAAACATTGCTGGGTTTTATACCCACCTACCTTGAGTTTTCTTTTAATAAATTTAAGGTTAACTACGCCGGACGTCCGCTGGGCGGGCGTATTGACCGCGTTGATGTTGATGAGCAAGGGCGAGCGGTGGTTATTGATTATAAGCATCGCAAAAACCCTCGTCAGTTTGCTGTGCAAGACCCTACAGTTGTTCAATCGGGTGACTCGAGCCTGCTCAGCGACAATCCAGAGTGGTTACCTGAGCATACGCAAACACTTATCTATGCCAAAGCCTTGCAAGATGCCAAGCTTGGCGTAGTGCCAAAAGGAGCCTTATATTTCTGCACAAAAGACCAGGAGCCAGGATTTTGCGGTGCGCTTGCCGATGAACTCTGTGAGCAAGAACCCGGAGACGGGCATGTACCGCATGTGACCATGGGATTTCCGCACACTGCGCAGCAAGGAACTATGAGTTTTGAGCAGTTACTTAATCATGTTGAGAGCGTTATTGAAAAACGACTCGATGAGATGAGTGCTGGCCACATTCATGAGCCAGAAGAGGGCTGCACCTCTCAGTATAGTTTGCATGGTTTGGGTTTCACACGAAGGGATGCATAACGCAGATGGACTTAAGCAATTTAGAGCCTGAACAGCAAGAAATTGTGACCACGCTCGCTCAGCCTCTCTTTGTGTCGGCAGGTGCTGGTTCAGGTAAAACATTCACGTTGACGCGTCGTATTCTTTGGGCGCTTTCGCAGGAGTCTGGACCTACACTACGCTCGCTCGATGAGCTTATGGCCATTACCTTTACGCGTGATGCAGCTGCTGAGATTAGAGAGCGTGTGCGCTCGGCGCTCATTGAGGCGGGAATGGCGGATGCAGCACTTGCTGTTGACAATGCCTGGATTTCAACAATTGATGGTATGTGTGCGCGTATTTTGCGCAATCATGCCCTTGAGCTTGGCATCGACCCAGATTTTTCTGTTTCACCAGACACGGAAGATTTGCGCAACCAGGCAATTGAGTATGTGATTGCTGAGCGACCAGATGCGCTTAAAAAGGCTATGTTTTGGTATACCTTAGAGCAAGAGGGAACATATCAAGGTCAAACGATACAAAACATACTTGACCAGCTTATGGATATGGCAAGTCGTCTGCCGGGGGGCTTTGCTGACATTGAGTTAATACCCGCTCAGGTTGATATGGCTCCCTTGCAGCAAGCCTATCATGAGGCGCTTGCCTATGCGGCAAAAGGGAGCGCTGAAAAGGCTCGTTTGGCGTTAGCGGCGCTTGATGAGTTTGCATCAAGCAAGCAAAGCTTGCCAGATTTGATGAGCTGTTTGCGTGAGTGCTCTGTACCAAAAAAAGGTGGCACCTTTAGTGCAGAGGACGTGGCTCAACTCAAAGCGGTGCGCGCTGATTGTTTTGTTTCAGCGTATCTCGCCTTAGAACATCAGGTGCCTGAGGCTTTGCTTGAACTTACGCGCCTTACGTTTGAGTGCTATACCCGTCTTAAGCAAGAGCAGTCCTTACTCGATTACGGTGACCTTCTTCGCTTAGCAACACGCGCCTTGCGCGAAAACCCTGAAATTCGTGCTCAATATAGCGAGCGCTTTAAGATGGTCATGATTGATGAGTTTCAGGATACGGCACAAAATCAAATTGACCTCATCAATTTGATTCTTGATGGACATCCAGAGCGTTTGTGTACGGTAGGCGATGCTCAGCAGTCAATTTATCGTTTCCGAGGTGCTGAGGTTGAGGTGTTTCAACGTGCTGAGCGAAAAATGGGGGGAGGAGATTCTCCAAGCTCCGCTCAAGGCACAAACGCTAGCTTTGTATCACACGAGCCGCTGGAGAGCGCGCCTCATGCGGCATCTGATGTAGTGCCCGGAAAAATAGTTAAACTTGTCAAAAATTTCCGGAGCCACGAGCAGGTATTGAGCTATGTTTCGAGCATTTTTAATGATGCTTGTGGTGGCATGATGCCAGGCTTTTTAGACCTTAAGCCACATGAGCTGCGTACTAATCTGCTAAAGGTTCCCCATGCTTTGCGGCGGCAGGCGTTTCTAGTGCTCGGGGGCGATTCCAAGGCACGTACACAAGCTGTGGCAATAGGAATAGCCCGCCGCTTTAAGGCTTTGGCTGATGCAGGTCAACCAGTCAAAGATATGGTTATTCTACTTGGCAGAATGAGCAACGCGGCTATATATGCCGAGGCAGTACGCTCAGTTGGTCTTGGATGCGTAATCACGGGAGGTTCGGTTTTTGCAGAAGCTCCTGAGGTGAAAAGCATCGCCGCACTTTTGACTTTTTTGGCAAATCCTCACGACACCGCCCCTGGTCTTATGCCGCTTTTATCCTCTCCTATGTTTGCTCTTGGCGCTGAGGAGTTTATGGCACTTGCAACTGCAATTGATAGCGTGACAGGGGCTGTAAGCAGGCGAAATATTGATGTTGGTCTTATGAGCGATGATGATGCTCCAGGGCTTGATAAGCTTGCCTTGCTAAAGCGCGCTCGTCAGGTGCTGCGTTCTGCACGCTCTCGTGTAGGAAAAGACAAGTTGTCTCATATTGTTCGAGATGTTATACGAGGTAGCGGCTGGTTTATGAGACTTGAAGTTCAAGGGGTAGCAGGTCGCGCGATTGCAGCCAATATATATAAGGCTCTCGATATACTTATCGAGCTCGAGGCGCAAGGCCACCAGGGCGCTCGTGAGCTTAACCTTGCTTTTCAAAACTACCTTGCAGCAAAAGAGCCTCCGGGAGCACTGAATGAGGACAATAATAATGCTGTGCGCATTATGACGGTTCATGCAAGTAAGGGTCTTGAGTTTCCTATTGTGGCAGTTGCTGAGTGCTATCGCATACGTCATGGGGCTAATCGCGTGCGCTGGCAACGCGGGGATGACGGTATCTTGCGAGTAGTTGCCCTTCCGCAGCGCTATGCCGATGTACAGCTCGCTGACGGTACCCGGATGAGTGCCACCGACCACAAAAAACAGTTTACAAAGCTCATAGGTGCTTCTTCTGCGGACCTAAATCTTGAAACAGCGGAGGACGCTTGTGCAACAAGCTCACCCGCATACGCTTGGTTAAACTATGGTGAGGCTGAGCGCAAAGCTGAGCTTGAAGAGAAAAAACGCCTGCTATATGTTGCGATGACACGCGCACAGGAACTTTGTATTCTTGGTCTTGAGGCGGCACCAGCCTCAGCACGCTCAACTACACTTAATTTTTCAGATGACTATGACCTTACGCATCGTATTCTTGAGCGCATCTTGCCTGATGGGTCTGAAAACCTCGATGTTGATAACCTTTGCGAAGAGGGCTTGCCGGGAAGCTTTGAGCTTATGGTGTTGAGCGAGCTCAGCTATCAGGATAAAACCTACACGCCAACGCTACCTATCAACAATGATGAAGCATGTTGTGCTGAGGAGGCCATGGCTAATGATGGAGAGACTTCGACTGAACGGGCGCATAACAGCCTAGCCCATAACACGAAAGACACTGAGCTGGATAGCTTTACACTTGTTGAGCCTGACGATGTTCATTATCGGCTTGTCATGCAGCACTCCTATGCGCGTTCGTCATACAGCTATAGCTTGTTAGCACGAAATCATGCGGCTGTTGATGAAGATAGCGCGCTCGCGGCTCACCAATCTGCATCCGGTTTTGATGCAAATACCCTAGATTCCTATTTCGCTCATACGGATTCCCTTGATGCCGAACAAGCTCCAAGCAGCCATGCACAGATGGAGATTGTTACAGGTGATAGCGTCTATACCCCGCATTTCAAGAGCAATCAAGAAGACCCTACTGCCTTGGGTTCTGCCTTTCATGTGGCAGCACAATGGTTGGTTGAAACAGAAGCCGAACATGTCCCAGCTAATCGGCTCGATGCATTTGCTCGTCTTTGGAAATGTTCTGAACAACAAATCGAGCGCTTAAGAGTAGCATTAAAGCGATGGGAGTGCTCAACAGTGCGTGCAGAAGTGCGTCAGTGGCCTGAGCTGCGTGCTGAGGTTCCCTTTTATGTGGCAGGAAACCCAGCATATGCGCAAAAGTATGGAGCCTTTGTTGAAGGTGCAATCGATTTGCTCTGTACTGACCCTGCACGTCCTACGCGCGCGCTGGTTATTGACTATAAAACCGGTGGGTTAGCTCAAGAAACACCCGATGAGCTGCAAAAAAAGCATCACTTACAGGCTGAGGTATATGCCGATGCCCTTGCACAAATGGGCTATACACATATCAAGTTGATATTTGTGCGTGTTGAAATACCTGACGCTGCCAAACCTGCCGAACCTGAGCTTGTTATCTACCAACGTAAATCATAAGAGTGCATTAAATTCTGGTGTAGTCAGCATGGTTTGAGCCTTACGCTTCCGTCACACAGAAATACATGGCTTGAACGGGCGTACGGTTTAGCTAGTATAGCTAGCTGAATATATGAAAGAAACAAGCAAGGATGGTTCATGAGGTTTATTGAGCGTGTTATAGAGCATGGACAAGTAAGGCCTGAAGGCTACGCAATGAAAAGTTCTGTTGGCAAAAGGCTTCGCTATGCTGAGTTGGTACAACAATCGGGCTCTCTTGCTTGCTATTTGGCTCAAGAAGTTGCAGGCACACCGGATATTCATCGGCCAGTGGTGGTGTATGGGCACAAAAACCCACTGATGCTTGTTGCCATGCTTGCAGCTATGCGCTCAGGACGTCCGTATGTTCCGCTTGACTGCTATTCAGTGCCTGCTGCGCGGGTTGCAACTATTTTAGAAACGCTGGGAACTGTTACCGTTATTGCAACTGAGCCTTTACCTGAGCATCTGGTATCAAAAGCAGAATCACTTGTATGCGGCGATACGCTTGCGCGTGCGGTGTGCGGGGCTCATACACCTAATCCTAAGTTAGCAATACAGGGCGAGGATATTTGCTATATCTTGTTTACGTCTGGCTCTACCGGCGTGCCTAAGGGTGTTGAGGTAACCGCCGCCTGCGTTGATAATTTTATGGACTGGAATTTAACACTGGGTGGCATTGAAAAAACAGGTCTTACCTATTTAGACCAAGCACCGTTTTCTTTTGACCTCTCAGTATTTGAGTTGGTGGGCGCTC
This region of Collinsella sp. zg1085 genomic DNA includes:
- a CDS encoding ABC transporter ATP-binding protein — its product is MLKLSRVKKTFNKGTVTEKRALTGVDLELADGDFVTVIGGNGAGKSTLLNMIAGVYPIDSGTIMLDGHDISRLSEPARAKYLGRVFQDPMRGTAADMWIEENLALAARRGKHRGLAWGISADERAEYPKLLARLGLGLETRMRAKVGLLSGGQRQALTLLMATLTDPRVLLLDEHTAALDPKTAAKVLDLTQQIVGERKLTTLMVTHNMADAIRLGNRLIMMHEGHIIYDVSGEEKAALTVSDLLQKFEEAAGDEFANDRMLLG
- a CDS encoding DNA/RNA non-specific endonuclease, which encodes MKRRVFRPSFHRATRRVFLRARLTGAAALLALVVSAAGQFVLPFLHEAPMPAAILRQTTEPIYKLLSQLNPEELPAYDGTPSVALHNNKPSFDISDFKDLDAYELYAPLDELGRVGVACAVVSPAALPTKPRGSIAHIRPTGWHTVRYDDLIEDHYLYNRCHLLGYQLTGENDNAQNLMTGTRYLNTEGMLPYEQQVARYVHETGGRVALRVTPVFVGDELVARGVEMEALSLDDGGAQVQFHVYCYNVQPGIEIDYANGDSKRTHSE
- a CDS encoding class I SAM-dependent methyltransferase — its product is MELRFERACTAAADELAARCSLSLFALDELCTPCDGTLDGTLDGTLDGTPYHMNPCNLSAAPDGTSHNMRPEPYLRLDAQGLTLCARGMELRQDFACLLPRIAPHKLAHEMLIKAARIKGTQSWQVFDATAGLGEDAFLLAAAGAEVWLCERDVIIAELLMDALQRAQQDERLASICARMHLIQGDSVEQMSQAEGAARHVSVIYLDPMFPTRTKSAAVKKKFQLLHELEPPALDEERLLEAALAAQPSKIVIKRPLKAEYLGGRRASYSIRGKAVRFDVLAL
- a CDS encoding peptide deformylase, with the protein product MIRELIRDEALLSMPCEPATAEDAELAADLIETLASLEDAGCLAANQLGVPHALFAYEDEKGAYRVMLNPKLVFGLGPNRVVEACLTREGESTAVRHIKIKVDFDALVDGELVHRRREFAGFTAQMIQHMIDHCNGKYI
- a CDS encoding phage holin family protein is translated as MKFLLKTLLTAIAVAIASNLIPGIAPYGAEPWLAFLMASLSLGFVNALIKPVVTLISIPATIVTLGIFQLVVNTFMFELASWISVHVIGAGIIISSFGSAFIAAIVVSFISGILNSLANPSRSLR
- a CDS encoding FAD:protein FMN transferase; translated protein: MSYLRQPPRATHIKMDAAAERMFLYVIHDCEHQGAQLRMHCFNTLIQVYVYPGGENNDRENNDRENTDTSVPPTAFHAVLHEIAAYLAQQELLLSRTRIDSDVARAHIHAPAWIDVHMQTAQLIEQARQYVNESEGRFDLTMGTMTQLWDFHTGHVPPKYKLAQAREHVGMDKVCVQLLSHNHAQLCITDPDTVLDLGGIAKGACAAYLHRLLPSRGIHRYVLNLGGNVVVRGGRPCERETNQSTQPHTGESLIEPWRIGIVDPRNPDKHRAVLSMTKGSVATSGIHERSFMRGGVFYHHILNPQTGMPADTDLASASIVADYPLDGDGYSTTVLMLGACAGLAFCEARSGIEAVLITKRNEVLYTSGLAGKIQILPSVYSG
- a CDS encoding YerC/YecD family TrpR-related protein — encoded protein: MDFETMFMREDVDQLVESFLLLKSKEEVRAFLVDLCTPREITDLAQRLEVARVLDDGKPYVEAQAHTGASSTTVSRVSKALNGTWGGYRNVLIRLNDQLHEQG
- a CDS encoding PD-(D/E)XK nuclease family protein, which encodes MAFLLHCFDSPVPLCAELVSHLQTLLDVHGRVSMLVSNNAERDTMRVALARAGLGLGIDVLSPDAWVETWWNLWGDGRSLVSPIARQLVMTQVLMDAHADDVHPLTQTAGTGHLLARIAADTAGLSDIPQQASLTLAEQKVFELVQIYEGALNQRNLIEGAAAAHKLSSVMNSMSGECPREAVVVYRVSSMPAAVLKLLAYAAECMPVSWWLDVDLAADAPRLIQALEGLSAGKFSFDASTLVPSPASCSLLNQASQQRLSFVEILGPHAETRVVVEQIEAACAAGAKRIALVTPRSQVAFERLAEALARRNIMLEGSYFQTFERSWSGHHLFQLTDCIERMRAAGDNLLQAYQWWPAHELTDWLSCPLSGASSWHAWQFDKRMRQSRHVSPDDVMRMLQSIQGRAEKDAQNRADVAGDTHPIAVVCADVVRHLEDNKLLAALKSMLTSAQTCTSAACGSVDGQLRLSSEIKLLKRACELIGHEARELGISQQVAYMALEGLTSMLAAHSEVKNPIAHVSILTPSIAAAQEPESFDALICCDMDIQAYSLARAEGPEHSYALHLGLASLQLEPIARMRSQFARILRIARSTPILCRVSHTGQAKTQYPAAVWTELETVCRRTAEAAGFEFLYKRIGENAIAQDMYENCLPQQRQVSCQDPQVLSSAAVPYLVLTCPDPDYPSDMPAPLIPRQLSASQIENYLRCPLCWFVSDRIRPSSLDAGFGNMELGNLVHDVLYRFHKELLEQGIERVTTQTLEQAQNILKKTFECVVLEHRVGKTSSSAALIPHSERDAVQIDETYEALKQVLYAEAKTLLGFIPTYLEFSFNKFKVNYAGRPLGGRIDRVDVDEQGRAVVIDYKHRKNPRQFAVQDPTVVQSGDSSLLSDNPEWLPEHTQTLIYAKALQDAKLGVVPKGALYFCTKDQEPGFCGALADELCEQEPGDGHVPHVTMGFPHTAQQGTMSFEQLLNHVESVIEKRLDEMSAGHIHEPEEGCTSQYSLHGLGFTRRDA